The following is a genomic window from Pseudomonadota bacterium.
CGTGGTGCGTGGCAAGTTCATGGCGAAGCCCGGCCGTCAGTTCATGATCCGCAAGGAGGTGTACGTGCGGGTGCAGCAGGCCTTCGACGAAGCCGGGATTCCCTTCGCGCGCAAGCAGGTCATGGTGCACATCCCGGGGCTCGACAACCGACCCGATACACTCGACGAGGCCGACGTGCGCCGCGTGGCGGCCGCCGCTGCAGACTCGGCCACGCGCGTCGACCCCAACCCGGCCGGCCCGGCGAGAGACTGAGTCCCCGTGCTGCGTGTGCTGCTGAAAATCGGGCTGGCGCTGATCGCGCTGGTGGTGCTGCTGGCCATCGGCATCACGGCCTTTCTGTTCCTCGCACCGACCTTCGGAGCGGGAGGGCAGGGCGATTCGAACCCGAGACTGAACGCCTCACCGAACTACGCCGACGGGCGCTTTCACAACAACGTCGAGACCACGCTTGCCACCCGTGGTGCGGTCGACCCCGACCGGTCGACGATGGATTTTTTCTTCCCGCCCGAGGGCAAGCGCCCGCCCGCCCCAATCCCCTCCGTGCCACTGCAGGCGCACACACTGGCCAACGGCCACGCCGCCTGGCTCGGGCACTCGACCGTGCTGTTGCGCACCGCCGACCGCGCTGTGTTGATCGACCCGGTGTTTTACGACGCGTCGCCCGTGCCGATGACCGTGCACCAGTTTCCCATGGTGCACACGCCGTGCATCGATGAGCTGCCCCCGGTGGACGCGGTGTTGATTTCGCACGACCACTACGACCACCTCGACCACCGTGCCATCGGCGAACTCGCTTCGCGTGTGGGCCAGTTCCTCGTGCCGCTGGGCGTCGGGGCGCACTTTGCGCGCTGGGGCATCGACCCGCGGCAGGTCGTGGAACTGGATTGGTACGAGCACCACGACCTGGGAGATGTGCGGTTCACGCTGACCCCGTCACGCCATTTCAGCGGTCGCGCCTTGACCAACCGCAACACCACGCTCTGGGGCGGCTGGGTGGTGCGATCTCCGCAATTATCGGTGTTCTACAGCGGCGACAGCGGGTACTTCGACGGTTTCACCGAAATCGGTGAGCGGCTCGGACCGTTTGACGTCGCCTTCATCGAGAACGGCGCCTACGACGCCACCTGGGCGCAGATCCACATGACGCCGGAACAATCGGTACAGGCGAGCATCGACCTCGGCGCGTCCCATTTCTTTCCGGTGCACTGGGGGAAATTCGATCTCGCCTTCCACCGATGGGATGAACCGATCGAGCGCGCCCTGGCCGAGGCCAACAAGCGCGATGTGAGTGTGATCACCCCGGTGATCGGCGAGGTGTTCGCGCTCGGCGCTGGCCCCACTGCGCGCTGGTGGGACGCGCTGCGCCCGCCCGTCGACGACTGAGCCTAAAGCGATCA
Proteins encoded in this region:
- a CDS encoding mechanosensitive ion channel family protein, with protein sequence VVRGKFMAKPGRQFMIRKEVYVRVQQAFDEAGIPFARKQVMVHIPGLDNRPDTLDEADVRRVAAAAADSATRVDPNPAGPARD
- a CDS encoding MBL fold metallo-hydrolase codes for the protein MLRVLLKIGLALIALVVLLAIGITAFLFLAPTFGAGGQGDSNPRLNASPNYADGRFHNNVETTLATRGAVDPDRSTMDFFFPPEGKRPPAPIPSVPLQAHTLANGHAAWLGHSTVLLRTADRAVLIDPVFYDASPVPMTVHQFPMVHTPCIDELPPVDAVLISHDHYDHLDHRAIGELASRVGQFLVPLGVGAHFARWGIDPRQVVELDWYEHHDLGDVRFTLTPSRHFSGRALTNRNTTLWGGWVVRSPQLSVFYSGDSGYFDGFTEIGERLGPFDVAFIENGAYDATWAQIHMTPEQSVQASIDLGASHFFPVHWGKFDLAFHRWDEPIERALAEANKRDVSVITPVIGEVFALGAGPTARWWDALRPPVDD